In one window of Chiloscyllium punctatum isolate Juve2018m chromosome 11, sChiPun1.3, whole genome shotgun sequence DNA:
- the LOC140482760 gene encoding endonuclease domain-containing 1 protein-like has protein sequence MYWIMRWCSLVLLSTLIIPWATEGKVVNSFHECSQFFCNGEEPFLFKIIKPKRICQYYRSQFHFATAYSTDMRIPLYSAYRAERISSERDKRPTFFFVEPQLDQPDGSDEMSMEQGVENNQALNGDYKNTSYERGHLFPYSFNFGSGKASCTLTNVVPMTRQWNSKWYHFAEKTIKNVMCPPLTTLFVITGAIPSDKFLSERVNIPRGVYSYFSCCSNDSDRRNKPKKISLKSGGYILQETAMTPITLNEL, from the exons ATGTATTGGATTATGAGATGGTGCAGTTTGGTTTTGCTCTCGACTCTCATCATCCCGTGGGCAACGGAGGGGAAAGTCGTAAACTCCTTTCACGAATGCAGCCAGTTCTTCTGTAACGGCGAGGAGCCCTTCCTATTTAAAATCATTAAGCCCAAAAGAATCTGCCAGTATTATCGTTCCCAGTTCCACTTTGCCACAGCGTACAGCACAGACATGCGCATTCCACTATATTCGGCTTATAGGGCTGAAAGAATAAGCAGTGAGAGGGATAAAAGGCCGACGTTTTTTTTCGTTGAACCGCAG TTGGATCAACCTGATGGTTCAGATGAGATGAGCATGGAGCAAGGAGTTGAGAACAACCAAGCCCTCAACGGTGATTACAAAAATACGTCATATGAACGGGGTCACTTGTTTCCATACTCATTTAATTTTGGCAGTGGTAAGGCCTCATGCACCCTCACCAATGTCGTGCCTATGACACGGCAGTGGAACTCCAAATGGTATCATTTTGCTGAGAAAACAATAAAAAATGTGATGTGTCCACCTCTTACAACATTGTTTGTGATCACTGGAGCCATCCCATCAGACAAATTCCTCAGCGAGCGGGTTAACATACCCAGAGGAGTTTACAGCTATTTCAGCTGCTGCTCAAATGATTCTGATCGCAGAAATAAGCCTAAAAAGATATCACTCAAATCTGGTGGTTACATTCTACAAGAGACAGCAATGACCCCGATTACTCTGAATGAATTGTAA